A window from Schistosoma haematobium chromosome 1, whole genome shotgun sequence encodes these proteins:
- a CDS encoding hypothetical protein (SECRETED:SignalP(1-26)), which yields MFYKRIKDYILLCMLITFLTISISKAKYSKCNIGACERCVLSEQISMNECCSNPSIHDVCNFCDQNSETEVDISDCLSTYFRIMLKRRGMIGKRRGFMG from the exons ATGTTCTACAAACGAATAAAAGACTATATACTTCTATGTATGCTTATTACCTTCTTAACTATTTCAATATCTAAAGCGAAATACTCTAAATGCAATATTGGAGCTTGCGA aCGATGTGTGTTAAGTGAACAAATTTCTATGAATGAATGTTGTTCCAATCCTTCAATTCATGATGTCTGTAATTTTTGTGATCAAAACTCTGAAACAGAAGTCGATATATCTGATTGTCTTT CGACCTATTTTCGAATTATGTTAAAAAGACGAGGAATGATTGGCAAACGTCGAGGTTTTATGGGTTAA